The window CCTTAGCGAAGAGCATTGTCTGACTCGTCATGCTTTGAATTCCTGTAAAGTCGAGCAAAAAGAGAAGCTCAACAGCTTTGCCCCCACCAGCCTTACCACCCTGATGCAAATGACCATCTACCATCAGGGGCTAACCTTCTTACCGCAAATGGCAGTTAAAAAAGGCATTGCGGGTGTATCGGAATTAACCTGTGAAAAGCTGCCCGAATCTGCCTACCGGGAAATTGCCTTAGTTTACCGGCAACGCAGCTATCGTCAGGAAACCTTTGATATTCTACAAAAAATAATCTCGCCATTAGTCTAACCTGATGTTTTCTATTCGCTAATTATCTGTTTCAATAAAAATATTAATTTTTTTCAAACTATTTCTACGTGTCCTTCGACTATAGAGGGTAAATAATCTGTGAAAATGAAATAACAGGGAAAATTTGTGTTTGAACGCAGCGACGAAACACTGATTAAACAGGCGTTAAAAGGCAAAAAGAGTGCCTGGGTGCAATTAGTCAGGCGCTATGAAAAAGGAATATACAATTATGCCTTGCGCATGGTTGGGCATCCCGATGATGCCATGGACCTTATGCAGGAGATTTTTATCGCGGTGTTTCGCAATCTCAGCAGTTTTCGTGGAGATGCCAAATTTAAAAACTGGCTTTATCGAATCGCCCACTATCGCTGTATTGAATTCTATCGTCGTAAACGTCCCAATCAATCGCTGGATGATGAACCGACGGAAATGGAGGCTGAGGGCTGCTCGCAACCTGAACATCAGTTGCAACAAAGCCAACAGGCTTTGGCACTGGCAAAAGCGATGCGCTTACTGCCTTTAAATCAGCGTACGGTGGTGGAATTAAAATTCTTTCAACATTTCACTTTTGACGAGATAGCCAACCAGCTTGGCATTTCCAGCAATACCGTGAAGTCTCGATTATATAGTGCTTTGGATAAATTAAAGGATAAATTGGAGATTGATTATGTCTGAGAAAGAACAATTATTTCAGGCGTGGCTCGATGGCAACTTGAATGAGCAACAAAGTCAACGATTAGAAGCCTTAGCAAGTGAAGATGAGGAGCTCAGAAGTCGACTAGCTGCAGCTCGCTATATCGAACAGCAAGTTCATGGCTATGAAGCGCACACCCCTGAAAACTGGGATCCTGCCTCAATAATGGGTGAAGCCCAGGCGCCTTGGTGGCAATGGCCGGGCTTGTCTTTGGCGTCACTGGCCTGTTCGTGTTTTGCCATCGCCTTGGTATTACTGAACGTTCAGGTGACATCACAGCAGGATGGTTTTGCCATTACCTTTGGCTCGTCATCGAATTCAATTGATGAGCAAAAGCTAGAACAGTTGCTCGATCAATGTTTGCAGCAGTTTGCGGCGGAGCAGGAAATTGTTCTGGCCAACTATGTCTCGGATTTTAAAGACCAACAACAGGCCAATAACCTGCAACTTGCTGGCTACTTGTTAACGGCGACGCGTCAGGAGCGTCAGGAAGATATCTCGCACTTCATTCAGTATGTCGATGAACAACGCAGTGAAGATGCACTAGATAACAAGCTCAAATATCAACGCTTAGAATACGCATTGCAGACCCAGGCGATAAAGCAGGGTATGGGAGAGCAATTTCAACAAACCAAATTCAACGACGAGGATGAATAAGATGAATAAGTTAAAAAAAGCAGTACTGCCTCTGGCGTTGTCTATCGTCAGCACAGTTACCAGCAACGCCATCCAGGCTAATGAAAACCAGTATCAGGTGCTGACCAAGCAGATTGGCATCATGGAAGATATTTTTACCAGCGCCATAAAAAACAGTAACGGTAATGACAGTATGGGACTGGCCGGCATTGAATCTCTTTACTTGGCGGAACAAGGGGTAGTATTTACGGTCAATGCCCACAGGAAATATCAATTCTCAGGTTTTAGCGTGCCTATGCCTGTAGCACCGGTTGCGCCGATGGCACCAAGAGGATTTGAAGATAGCGAGCTGTTTGGTGAAGACTTGCAGGATGTTATCGATGAAGCCATGGAAGAGGCAGCAGTTGCAATGGAACTGGCTCAGGATCATATGCGTGAGGACATTGAGCGTCAGCGGCAATTGCGTGAACAAGAGCGTGAACTGGCCTATGAATTACGGGATCTGGAACGCGAGCAGCGAGATTTAGCTTATCAACGACGCAGTGAAGATAAGGACGAACTTAAACAGTTAGAAAAACAAGCGGCGAAGCTGGAACAGCGTAAAAAGGAATTACTCAAGTCCAAAGAGGAGTTGGCGCAGCGCTCAAATAAGTTAAAAGCGCAGCAAGATAAAGCCAGAGCCGAGCAACGAAAGCAACAGCGGGCGTATTTCGCCGCGCTTGAGTCGAGTTTAAGTGAGACCTTGTGTACCTATGGCGGTGGTTTGCGTGCACTTCCTGCTGATGAGCATGTATCGCTAATTATTAAAAATGCCGCGATGAGCACTAACGGCAGGGGGTATCAGGATAGAGTTTTGGTGTTTACCAAAGCTGATATTATGAAATGTCTGACCCAGTCCATCGACCCGAAAGCCTTACTATCAGGTGCTGCGCGCTATCAAATGTAGCCATTGAGCTAATTTATTTGGGTACAAAAAGGGCCAGTTTTAAACTGGCCTTTTTTTAATTGAGAATTTCTACAATTTCCCGTGACGCTTCGATAAGGCGGATTATCTTACCGTCAATCTTAACGGTGACTATGCCGTGCTTATCTACCGGTACGACAATATCTCTGTATCGATATACATCTTTACTAAGAATGTATCCTGGCGCTAATTTTTTCTGCCACCCCGGAGGAAGCTCTTTACCCTGACTAACTTTTTTCTCTAGTCCCTTGGGCAGTTTTTGCGACTTTTCATTTTTGGCTTGAACGGAAGTAGATACGGCAAGTGTAGCCACCATCAGGCCAAGGATAGTTGTGGTTAACTTTGTCATTTAGCTCTCCTTAGTGTTGTTATTATCAGCCGTTACTCGGTTTAATGTGATGCCAAGTAAACCTTTGCCTTGTTGCAAGGTATTGTCATCAATAATCTTCCAAACCTGTTCTTCTTTACCGAGGCGAAAAACCAGGTAACTGTCGCCACCGCGCTCGCGTACGCT is drawn from Thalassotalea sp. PS06 and contains these coding sequences:
- a CDS encoding RNA polymerase sigma factor, which codes for MFERSDETLIKQALKGKKSAWVQLVRRYEKGIYNYALRMVGHPDDAMDLMQEIFIAVFRNLSSFRGDAKFKNWLYRIAHYRCIEFYRRKRPNQSLDDEPTEMEAEGCSQPEHQLQQSQQALALAKAMRLLPLNQRTVVELKFFQHFTFDEIANQLGISSNTVKSRLYSALDKLKDKLEIDYV
- a CDS encoding anti-sigma factor family protein codes for the protein MSEKEQLFQAWLDGNLNEQQSQRLEALASEDEELRSRLAAARYIEQQVHGYEAHTPENWDPASIMGEAQAPWWQWPGLSLASLACSCFAIALVLLNVQVTSQQDGFAITFGSSSNSIDEQKLEQLLDQCLQQFAAEQEIVLANYVSDFKDQQQANNLQLAGYLLTATRQERQEDISHFIQYVDEQRSEDALDNKLKYQRLEYALQTQAIKQGMGEQFQQTKFNDEDE